A stretch of DNA from Triticum dicoccoides isolate Atlit2015 ecotype Zavitan chromosome 2A, WEW_v2.0, whole genome shotgun sequence:
TATTCTTGAAGCTTTCATCCACCACAGACCACCTCTTATCCACCAAGGAAATCGACCTTGAGAGGAAGAAGGCGAGCTTCTTGACCACAGTTGTTGCCCATGGCGCTATTAGCATCACCTAATCCCCTACATGTGCGTCATCCGCCGTCATGGCCTCTGGTTGTCTGGCCGGGATAGGCATGCTTGCTCTATGTGGCATTCAACGGTTGCTCTCGGTCTAAGCATGAGTTTTGCCATACCTCACTCGTTCGCAATTTCACAATTGGTTTGGTCATGTTGGACCAAATGATGGAGATCATCTCACAGGCTTCTAACCCATTGAGCAAGAGAGAAATAGGGATTCGAAACGCCACAGGGATGGGTCAGTGTGGTCAGCTAAAGCTTGCCAGGTGTGCATCAGCGGGTTTTGTTATGTGGCAGATTCGGCCGTGGCGGGTCGGGCCAGGTGTcacttttttttgaacatcagtacagatgcaaacactcatacatacgcgcatacactcacccctatgaacgcacacacgcacaccctatccctatgagcatcttCAAGAGACTGAGCCAGCATGGCATCTTAAAATTTACGAAGTCGCCATAGACGCCTCGTCGTCGAcgcgaacgtctcctcccactgaaagtgcatcgccggaaatcctgaaataaattcagaaataatgcgagcaccaggacatgAACCATGATGGGCTAAGAATACCACTGTCCCACTTAAGAAGTGCCATCCACGCTTCCGATCTATTTCGCGCCGGCCCACGGTGCCTCTAACTGATATGTGTACCCAACCTGTCAGAATCAAGGGAATATGACAAAATTTGGGGCTCCTTTCCTTGATGATTTTTTTGACACAGCTGTACAAAGGGAGAGAGTATTATATGATTTTGGGCAGGTACCATGCAAGACCGTGGATACAATTGGGCCAACCGGTGGATCACCGCCGGCCGGCCAGACAAGAGGAGACTCCCAACTCACACAACAACGACGCCCATCTTCCCTTGCCTTTCTCACACGCACACAACAAACACTTCCATCTCCTTTCCATTTAAAAGCAAGGCCATCTCAGCTCATCTCCCTCCCCATCAGCTCCCTCGCCATTGATCAATCATCCTCTGCACATCATAACAAGTGACAAGCAGCAGCAGCCATGGTCAAGAAGCTCGCCCTCGCCTCCCTCTTCTTCACCAGCGGCAGTGTGGACGCCACCGCCGAGAGCATGTCGTCTCCTCCGTCCATATCAGCTGCGTCCTCTCGCAGCATGGCCGCCTCGTGGCAATGGCCCTCCTGCGCGCAGGCCAGGACCGCGTCCTTCGACGGCCGCAGCAGTGTGAAGGGGGAGGCGTCCTTGTCGTCGGCGCGCTGGGACTGCTGCAGGACCCGCGTGATCATGAACCCAGCCTACTGCGACGACACAGCCGATAACTCCTTCCTCTCCGCCTCCGGCTCCTCTTCTGCCTCCACTGCggcgccggagccggagccggagccctcGATGGACGAGGCGGTCATCCGCGAGATCCGAGCGTCGAGCCGGCTCTTCTTCGAGCCCGAGGCGACGAAATCCATCGTGACGGCGAGCAAGCCGGAGGCGGATCAGGCAGCGTTCGGCGGGGCGACGGCGCTGGCCATCGACTCTGCGGACCCGTACGGCGACTTCCGGCGGTCCATGGAGGAGATGGTGCTGAGccgcggcggcggcaggggcgaGGACGACTGGGGGTGGCTGGAGGAGATGCTGGGGTGGTACCTCCGGGCCAACGGCAAGAAGACCCACGGCCTCATCGTCGGCGCCTTCGTGGACCTGCTCGTCGGCCTCTCCGCCGTCAACAACAAGCAGAGCGGCCAGTGCTAGCTACCATGCGAGCGCGCAATGCGATTGCTTAGGGAAGAAACGGTGTCATGCCATTGGTGGCATCAGCGATTCGGCCTAGATGGATTGAGCCAGCGAGAGGCGTAGGCTGTGTTGTGTTTGTTGAGAGCATGCACGCG
This window harbors:
- the LOC119352452 gene encoding transcription repressor OFP13-like, which translates into the protein MVKKLALASLFFTSGSVDATAESMSSPPSISAASSRSMAASWQWPSCAQARTASFDGRSSVKGEASLSSARWDCCRTRVIMNPAYCDDTADNSFLSASGSSSASTAAPEPEPEPSMDEAVIREIRASSRLFFEPEATKSIVTASKPEADQAAFGGATALAIDSADPYGDFRRSMEEMVLSRGGGRGEDDWGWLEEMLGWYLRANGKKTHGLIVGAFVDLLVGLSAVNNKQSGQC